In the Deinococcus ficus genome, one interval contains:
- a CDS encoding response regulator, protein MTAQISPSDAPSCPPINILLVEDSEADIELTREAFQAAQIANVMHVARDGVEALELLQSGPELDYRPDLILLDINMPRMNGLELLNVLKTDPALRTIPVVVLTTSSAEEDILRSYQSHAASYVVKPIDFEQFFSAIQALGRYMLTIVRLPG, encoded by the coding sequence ATGACTGCCCAGATCTCCCCTTCCGACGCGCCCAGCTGTCCGCCCATCAACATCCTGCTGGTGGAGGACAGCGAGGCCGATATCGAACTGACCCGCGAGGCCTTTCAGGCCGCGCAGATCGCCAACGTGATGCACGTCGCCCGTGACGGCGTGGAGGCCCTGGAACTGCTGCAGTCCGGGCCTGAACTGGACTACCGCCCGGACCTGATCCTGCTGGACATCAACATGCCGCGCATGAACGGCCTGGAACTTCTGAACGTGCTCAAGACCGACCCGGCGCTGCGCACCATCCCGGTGGTGGTCCTGACGACCAGCAGCGCCGAAGAGGATATCCTGCGGTCCTACCAGTCGCACGCGGCGAGCTACGTGGTCAAGCCCATCGACTTCGAGCAGTTCTTCTCGGCGATTCAGGCCCTGGGGCGGTACATGCTCACCATCGTCCGCCTGCCCGGCTGA
- a CDS encoding TrmH family RNA methyltransferase, with translation MSGPDVITSLQNPQVKHLVKLRARRDREAHGVILVEGGREIARALQAGLNPQAVFSCPALHSPDAAATAASLAGVTELSRPAFEKVSGRENPDGLLAVFPTPAPVLPEPGADAVVVLLHGLEKPGNVGAILRTADAAGAHAVIVLGRGADPYSPNVIRASQGSVFRVPVAALPEDAALEWLRAHGFRTVACTPDAPRTYWDADLTGRVALLFGTEHEGLPESWRQTDQAVSIPMYAAGSADSLNVATAAALVMFECRRQAR, from the coding sequence ATGAGCGGTCCGGACGTGATCACCTCCCTGCAGAACCCCCAGGTCAAGCACCTCGTGAAACTCCGCGCCCGCCGGGACCGCGAGGCGCACGGCGTGATCCTCGTGGAGGGAGGGCGCGAGATTGCCCGCGCCCTCCAGGCCGGCCTGAACCCCCAGGCGGTGTTCAGCTGCCCCGCGCTGCACAGCCCGGACGCCGCGGCCACCGCCGCCTCCCTGGCCGGCGTGACGGAACTGTCCCGCCCCGCCTTCGAGAAGGTGAGTGGTCGGGAGAACCCGGACGGCCTGCTCGCCGTGTTCCCTACGCCCGCGCCGGTCCTGCCGGAGCCCGGCGCCGACGCGGTGGTCGTGCTGCTGCACGGCCTCGAGAAGCCCGGAAACGTGGGCGCCATCCTGCGCACCGCCGACGCCGCCGGCGCGCACGCGGTGATCGTGCTGGGGCGCGGCGCGGACCCGTACAGCCCGAACGTGATCCGCGCCAGTCAGGGCAGCGTGTTCCGGGTGCCGGTGGCCGCCCTGCCCGAGGACGCGGCGCTGGAGTGGCTGCGCGCCCACGGCTTCCGCACGGTGGCCTGCACGCCCGACGCCCCCCGCACCTACTGGGACGCGGACCTGACCGGGCGGGTGGCGCTGCTGTTCGGCACCGAACACGAGGGCCTGCCCGAATCCTGGCGGCAGACGGATCAGGCGGTCAGCATTCCCATGTACGCGGCCGGGAGTGCGGACAGCCTGAACGTGGCGACCGCCGCCGCCCTCGTGATGTTCGAGTGCCGGCGGCAGGCGCGCTGA
- a CDS encoding YchJ family protein: MVLPHPPFKPCPCGSGRSYQACCRPAHTGERPAPTAEALMRSRYAAFALQDEPYLRRTWHPDTCPADLDLADGTRYLDLTVHDAGEDWVNFTARLGLPGGGRAKLRERSRFVRLNGAWVYLDGDVQDG, translated from the coding sequence ATGGTCCTGCCCCACCCGCCCTTCAAGCCCTGCCCGTGCGGGTCCGGGCGCAGCTACCAGGCGTGCTGCCGGCCCGCCCACACGGGCGAGCGGCCCGCCCCGACCGCGGAGGCGCTGATGCGCTCGCGGTACGCGGCGTTCGCGCTGCAGGACGAGCCGTACCTGCGGCGGACCTGGCACCCGGACACCTGCCCCGCCGACCTGGACCTGGCGGACGGCACGCGGTACCTGGACCTCACGGTGCACGACGCGGGCGAGGACTGGGTGAACTTCACGGCGCGCCTGGGCCTGCCGGGCGGCGGACGGGCCAAGTTGCGCGAACGCAGCCGCTTCGTGCGCCTGAACGGGGCGTGGGTGTACCTGGACGGCGACGTCCAGGACGGGTGA
- a CDS encoding prohibitin family protein translates to MTNDLSGKSTPSVSLRLPRAPRSLGWGVGGLIVAGLLVGQAVRVIPAGYVGVVFSAVSGVKPSPLQEGIHLVVPFVDHVTLYDARLQEVTLGKGTQSGDEDAIRARSKEGLDITADVTVNFHLNRAQAAVLHKELGRNYLETVVRPQVRSKVRDAIGQFNAADLISTERQAVEASITKSLAEVFGRNNLLLDSVLLRELRIPESVAKAIEQKQTAEQQVAVERNRLQQAEISAKRAVVEAEGEAKASVAKARGEAEALSLRGRALRENPQLIQLTVAEKLSPGIRTVMLPSDGNFLLNLESLTPATPAPAKSGQ, encoded by the coding sequence ATGACGAACGACCTCTCCGGCAAGAGCACCCCGTCCGTGTCCCTGCGTCTGCCCCGCGCGCCCCGCAGCCTGGGGTGGGGGGTGGGCGGCCTGATCGTGGCGGGCCTGCTGGTCGGGCAGGCGGTGCGGGTGATTCCGGCCGGGTACGTGGGCGTGGTGTTCAGCGCCGTGAGCGGCGTGAAGCCCTCGCCCTTGCAGGAAGGCATTCACCTCGTGGTGCCGTTCGTGGACCACGTGACGCTGTACGACGCGCGGCTGCAGGAGGTGACGCTCGGCAAGGGCACGCAGAGCGGCGACGAGGACGCGATCCGCGCCCGCAGCAAGGAGGGCCTGGACATCACGGCGGACGTCACCGTGAACTTCCACCTGAACCGCGCGCAGGCGGCCGTGCTGCACAAGGAACTGGGCCGCAACTACCTGGAGACCGTGGTGCGTCCTCAGGTGCGCAGCAAGGTCCGCGACGCGATCGGGCAGTTCAACGCCGCGGACCTGATCAGCACGGAGCGGCAGGCGGTGGAGGCCAGCATCACCAAGTCCCTGGCGGAGGTGTTCGGGCGCAACAACCTGCTGCTGGACTCGGTGCTGCTGCGCGAGCTGCGCATCCCGGAGAGTGTCGCCAAGGCCATCGAGCAGAAGCAGACGGCCGAGCAGCAGGTGGCGGTGGAACGCAACCGGCTGCAGCAGGCGGAGATCAGCGCCAAGCGCGCGGTGGTGGAGGCCGAGGGTGAGGCGAAGGCCTCGGTCGCCAAGGCCCGCGGGGAAGCCGAGGCGCTGTCCCTGCGCGGCCGGGCCCTGCGGGAAAACCCGCAGCTGATCCAGTTGACGGTGGCGGAGAAGCTCTCGCCCGGAATCCGCACGGTGATGCTGCCCAGCGACGGGAACTTCCTGCTGAACCTCGAATCCCTCACGCCAGCCACGCCCGCCCCGGCGAAGTCCGGGCAGTGA
- a CDS encoding NAD(P)-dependent oxidoreductase: MTTTAFIGLGAMGYPMAAHLSRHAAEHGGAALVWNRTASKAHKHAAEHGSRVASLSELAQADVILSCLPTSASVDEMIGRLEGQLRPGTLWIDCTSGHPDAARTQRTRLAAHGVRFLDAPVSGGTSGAQQGTLTVMLGGPADEVEEARAALPFAAKVVHVGNTGAGFAVKAINNVLLAVNLWAAGEGLAALAGLGVNVSAALDVINTSSGRSNATENLIPQRVVTRQFPVTFTLGLLAKDIGIALDVVHAAKGSAPVLAQTGALYDAAARNVGTDVDHTAALQFVERMNAREIR, from the coding sequence ATGACCACCACTGCTTTCATCGGCCTGGGCGCGATGGGCTACCCCATGGCGGCCCACCTGAGCCGCCACGCTGCCGAGCACGGCGGCGCGGCCCTCGTCTGGAACCGCACTGCCAGCAAGGCCCACAAGCACGCCGCCGAGCACGGCTCCCGGGTCGCCAGCCTGTCCGAGCTGGCGCAGGCGGACGTGATCCTGAGCTGCCTGCCCACCAGCGCCAGCGTGGACGAGATGATCGGCCGTCTGGAAGGCCAGCTGCGCCCCGGCACCCTCTGGATCGACTGCACCAGCGGGCACCCGGACGCCGCCCGCACCCAGCGGACCCGGCTGGCCGCGCACGGCGTGCGCTTCCTGGACGCGCCGGTCAGTGGCGGCACCAGCGGCGCGCAGCAGGGCACCCTGACGGTGATGCTGGGCGGCCCCGCCGACGAGGTCGAGGAGGCCCGCGCGGCGCTGCCCTTCGCAGCGAAGGTGGTGCACGTGGGCAACACCGGCGCGGGCTTCGCGGTGAAGGCCATCAACAACGTGCTGCTGGCCGTGAACCTCTGGGCGGCCGGGGAGGGCCTGGCGGCCCTGGCAGGCCTGGGCGTGAACGTGAGCGCCGCGCTGGACGTGATCAACACCAGCAGCGGACGCAGCAACGCCACCGAGAACCTGATCCCGCAGCGGGTCGTGACCCGGCAGTTCCCGGTGACCTTCACGCTGGGTCTCCTGGCCAAGGACATCGGCATCGCGCTGGACGTGGTGCACGCCGCGAAGGGCAGCGCCCCGGTGCTCGCGCAGACGGGGGCGCTGTACGACGCCGCGGCGCGGAACGTGGGCACGGACGTGGACCACACGGCCGCGCTGCAATTCGTGGAACGCATGAACGCCCGGGAGATCCGGTGA
- a CDS encoding DegV family protein: MSAPTPGFAVVTDGGLDAYAGLRNDAPVAPFSVNFGNVSYKTHEISREDLYRQLQTNPEHPTSSQPTPQDWSAAIQQTGVKDVLAVTISSGLSGSRNAAEQARSLLPDVNLTIHDSRTLSAAQAFQLHAAVTAAERGETLATAVDWMTRVHEETELYFTIETLEYLRRGGRIGRVAATLGGLLNLKPVITVDKGTGQYTNVARARTYRGGIEAVTAQVTQKYGEGTPLRVGLLYGNITEDADQALELLQARHPIVWSGKAPVNPVLNIHTGPRALGIAAAPGAWPWER; encoded by the coding sequence GTGAGCGCGCCCACGCCCGGGTTCGCGGTGGTCACGGACGGCGGCCTGGACGCCTACGCCGGGCTGCGCAACGACGCGCCGGTCGCGCCGTTCTCGGTGAACTTCGGGAACGTGTCGTACAAGACGCACGAGATCAGCCGCGAGGACCTGTACCGGCAGTTGCAGACCAACCCGGAGCATCCCACCAGCAGCCAGCCCACCCCGCAGGACTGGAGCGCCGCCATTCAGCAGACCGGCGTGAAGGACGTGCTGGCGGTCACGATCAGCAGCGGCCTGAGCGGCAGCCGGAACGCGGCCGAGCAGGCCCGCAGCCTGCTGCCGGACGTGAACCTCACCATTCACGACTCCCGCACCCTGAGCGCCGCGCAGGCCTTCCAGCTGCACGCGGCCGTCACGGCCGCCGAGCGCGGCGAGACGCTGGCGACCGCCGTGGACTGGATGACGCGGGTGCACGAGGAGACCGAGCTGTACTTCACCATCGAGACGCTCGAATACCTGCGCCGCGGCGGGCGGATCGGCCGGGTGGCGGCGACCCTGGGGGGCCTGCTGAACCTCAAGCCGGTCATCACGGTGGACAAGGGCACCGGGCAGTACACGAACGTGGCGCGGGCCCGCACGTACCGGGGCGGCATCGAGGCCGTGACGGCGCAGGTCACGCAGAAGTACGGTGAGGGCACGCCCCTGCGGGTGGGCCTGCTGTACGGCAACATCACCGAGGACGCCGATCAGGCGCTGGAACTCCTGCAGGCGCGGCACCCGATCGTGTGGAGCGGCAAGGCGCCGGTGAACCCGGTGCTGAACATTCACACGGGGCCCCGGGCGCTGGGCATTGCGGCCGCGCCGGGCGCCTGGCCCTGGGAACGCTGA
- a CDS encoding CAP domain-containing protein gives MRAHLTCLLLALLYAPAQAGLPAAAPTATVPDALTAVVEQDFLSCGQTARPDPALNEAARLVLRGFKLAQATAQVGYRAKRGGAELLTGTITAPKLAAALANKCGQRLGYSRYGVATDQGRFALVYAEPAQVDLTRRTAWLEEFLRLTNLARYRGHRCGDTLFASTGPLTWNEPLGRAASAHAAQLVRLNFRGHLAPDTAEGPMERARAAGFPGPSVGETIAYESLTPEEALQGLLASPGHCRIIMNPEWTVMGADVVNGEPGSAFSTYWVQVFGRP, from the coding sequence GTGCGCGCCCACCTCACCTGCCTGCTGCTCGCCCTGCTCTACGCCCCGGCCCAGGCGGGGTTACCTGCCGCTGCGCCCACTGCCACCGTTCCGGACGCCCTGACCGCGGTGGTCGAGCAGGACTTCCTGTCCTGCGGGCAGACCGCCCGGCCCGACCCGGCCCTGAACGAGGCGGCCCGGCTGGTGCTGCGAGGCTTCAAACTCGCCCAGGCGACCGCGCAGGTCGGATACCGCGCCAAACGCGGCGGGGCCGAGCTGCTCACCGGGACCATCACGGCCCCGAAACTCGCCGCGGCCCTGGCGAACAAGTGCGGGCAGCGCCTGGGGTACTCCCGGTACGGCGTGGCCACCGACCAGGGCCGTTTCGCGCTCGTCTATGCCGAGCCTGCCCAGGTGGACCTCACCCGCCGCACGGCGTGGCTGGAGGAGTTCCTGCGCCTGACCAACCTGGCCCGCTACCGGGGGCACCGCTGCGGCGACACGCTGTTCGCGTCCACCGGGCCCCTCACCTGGAACGAACCCCTGGGCCGGGCGGCCAGCGCGCACGCCGCCCAGCTGGTGCGCCTGAACTTCCGGGGGCACCTCGCCCCGGACACTGCCGAGGGGCCGATGGAACGGGCCCGGGCGGCCGGCTTCCCGGGCCCCTCGGTGGGCGAGACGATCGCCTACGAGAGCCTGACGCCTGAGGAGGCGCTGCAGGGCCTGCTCGCCAGTCCCGGCCACTGCCGGATCATCATGAACCCGGAGTGGACGGTGATGGGCGCGGACGTCGTGAACGGCGAGCCGGGCTCGGCCTTCAGCACGTACTGGGTGCAGGTGTTCGGCCGGCCGTAA